A genomic segment from Frateuria edaphi encodes:
- a CDS encoding ABC transporter permease has translation MNVWLAEIVRSWRGNLRRPGFLLLASGVLALGIGASVAVFALIQNTVLRPLPVPRAERLVTLGPWWDNGHVGGISPHEYQYLGPPEGLRSLGLVHFGAAVNIAGAGDPAQVPMIRLDRYLLPTLGLQPSLGRNFNAQEDHPGGPEAVLLGYDLWQRAYGGDAGVIGRRLEIEGRPHTIVGVLPAAFNRLLGPGDVMLPTALPVASRDYNHNGAVAIGRLADGVDVATVAAQADAHERAMFRDMGMGGDWTRPRFGAERLADAFQQQTRPMLMLFLASALVVLLIALVNLANLMLLRALSRNHDAAVRGALGASTFRLMLPALGEGLLVGGCGTLLGMALAAAGLAVVQGFIPASWLWGGSIHIGVADWLGAACIGVLGTSLAAVLGLWRSRGASTLEELRQGGRHGIGLRSGRLSRALVVAQVALAAVLLSTAGIFMHALYDASRLQLGYDQDNVLTFELAPVKGDYPDMASLLELSRRLVEQLRAVPGVTGAAVTTNLPTSDDNYGSFNNGVRTPAGTELQAQLHGIGQGFLDLFAIPLREGRDFDASDVRGGEPVAIVSRDLSDKYYDGHAVGHAIDVEVPNTTPVRARIVGVVGATYQRGPLQPHQPVVYVPLAQMPASTMMVFRELESLRFALRGQGNPADWGAGVRAALAGIAPRQPIARMRTMRSIVHATTADARLNLLLIGVFAALALLLAVAGLYAVMAVAVAARERELGVRLALGAPPGRLARLVLHGGLLQVAPGLAIGIAATLGLSHAFMALPLMMLNGTRGFDATVVGGACVALAVAGLFACLLPALRAARVPPMRALQGE, from the coding sequence ATGAACGTCTGGTTGGCCGAGATCGTCCGGTCGTGGCGCGGCAACCTTCGTCGCCCGGGTTTCCTGCTGCTGGCCAGCGGCGTGCTGGCGCTGGGCATCGGCGCCAGCGTCGCCGTATTCGCACTGATCCAGAACACCGTGCTGAGGCCCTTGCCGGTGCCGCGTGCGGAACGGCTGGTGACACTGGGGCCATGGTGGGACAACGGCCACGTGGGCGGCATCTCGCCCCACGAATACCAGTACCTCGGGCCACCGGAAGGCTTGCGTTCACTGGGCCTGGTGCATTTCGGCGCGGCGGTGAACATTGCCGGCGCCGGCGATCCGGCGCAGGTGCCGATGATCCGGCTCGATCGCTACCTGTTGCCCACGCTGGGCTTGCAGCCATCGCTTGGCCGCAACTTCAATGCCCAGGAGGACCACCCCGGCGGCCCCGAGGCGGTGCTGCTCGGTTACGACCTGTGGCAACGCGCATACGGCGGCGACGCCGGCGTCATCGGCCGCCGGCTGGAGATCGAAGGCCGGCCGCACACCATCGTCGGCGTCCTGCCGGCGGCCTTCAACCGCCTGCTGGGCCCGGGCGACGTGATGTTGCCTACCGCGTTGCCGGTTGCCAGCCGCGACTACAACCACAACGGCGCCGTCGCGATCGGGCGACTGGCCGACGGCGTGGACGTGGCGACCGTGGCCGCGCAGGCCGACGCGCACGAGCGCGCGATGTTTCGCGACATGGGCATGGGCGGCGACTGGACGCGCCCGCGCTTCGGCGCCGAGCGCCTGGCCGATGCCTTCCAGCAGCAGACGCGGCCGATGCTCATGCTTTTTCTGGCGAGCGCCCTGGTCGTGCTGCTGATCGCGCTGGTCAACCTGGCCAACCTGATGCTGCTGCGCGCGCTGTCGCGCAATCACGACGCGGCCGTGCGCGGTGCCCTCGGTGCGTCCACCTTCAGGTTGATGCTGCCGGCGCTGGGCGAGGGTCTGCTGGTCGGCGGATGCGGCACATTGCTCGGCATGGCGTTGGCCGCCGCGGGCCTTGCCGTGGTGCAGGGCTTCATCCCCGCTTCCTGGCTATGGGGCGGGAGTATCCACATCGGCGTGGCCGACTGGCTGGGGGCTGCCTGCATTGGCGTGCTCGGAACATCGCTGGCCGCCGTGCTGGGATTGTGGCGCAGTCGCGGCGCCTCGACCCTCGAAGAGCTGCGGCAAGGAGGGCGCCACGGGATCGGTTTGCGCAGCGGCCGCCTGAGCCGCGCGTTGGTTGTCGCACAGGTCGCGCTGGCGGCGGTCCTGCTCAGTACCGCGGGCATTTTCATGCATGCCCTGTACGACGCCTCGCGCCTCCAGTTGGGCTATGACCAGGACAACGTGCTCACCTTCGAACTGGCTCCGGTGAAGGGCGATTACCCGGACATGGCATCCCTGCTGGAGCTTTCCCGCAGGCTGGTGGAGCAGTTGCGCGCGGTGCCCGGCGTGACCGGGGCGGCCGTAACAACCAACCTGCCGACCAGCGACGATAACTACGGCTCGTTCAACAACGGCGTGCGTACGCCGGCAGGCACCGAGTTGCAGGCGCAGTTGCACGGCATTGGCCAGGGCTTTCTCGATCTCTTCGCCATCCCGCTGCGCGAGGGCCGCGATTTCGACGCGAGCGACGTGCGCGGCGGCGAGCCGGTGGCCATCGTCAGCCGGGACCTTTCCGACAAGTACTACGACGGGCATGCAGTGGGACATGCCATCGACGTGGAGGTCCCCAACACCACGCCCGTGCGGGCGCGGATCGTCGGCGTGGTGGGCGCCACTTACCAGCGCGGGCCGCTGCAGCCCCACCAGCCGGTGGTGTACGTGCCGCTGGCGCAGATGCCGGCGTCGACGATGATGGTCTTCCGCGAGCTGGAATCGCTGCGTTTCGCGCTGCGCGGCCAGGGCAACCCCGCAGACTGGGGCGCGGGCGTGCGTGCCGCGCTGGCCGGGATCGCTCCGAGGCAGCCGATCGCCCGAATGCGCACGATGCGCAGCATCGTCCATGCGACCACCGCCGATGCGCGGCTGAACCTGTTGCTGATCGGCGTGTTCGCGGCACTGGCGCTGCTGCTGGCGGTGGCGGGCCTGTATGCGGTGATGGCGGTAGCTGTGGCCGCGCGCGAACGCGAGCTCGGCGTACGCCTGGCGCTGGGCGCGCCGCCCGGGCGACTCGCACGGCTTGTGCTGCACGGCGGTTTGCTGCAGGTCGCCCCGGGCCTGGCGATCGGCATCGCGGCCACGCTCGGCCTGTCGCACGCCTTCATGGCGCTGCCGCTCATGATGCTCAACGGAACCCGCGGGTTCGACGCGACCGTGGTGGGCGGCGCCTGCGTGGCGTTGGCCGTGGCCGGGCTGTTCGCCTGCCTGCTGCCCGCGCTGCGCGCTGCGCGCGTGCCGCCGATGCGTGCCTTGCAAGGGGAGTGA
- a CDS encoding ADOP family duplicated permease, translating into MLLRELQAAWRRLAHRPGYAALSIAVLGVGLGVVVFLFSLINTLILTPLPLPYGDRLMAVGELNRGNGSVGDTGIGIGDLDTDQYLRLAASLRGVDATGGYLGVGVSLDTGGGATRMDGVRLTASMMDLLGARPLLGRGLLATDDQPGTPPVVLLGEDLWRHAFAADPHVVGRAVRVNGDWATVVGVMPASFAFLGGDPQLWMPLRLDPAHGTDLYMVARLKTGTTLAAARQELSALDARLRRELPKWREQQQLVIKPFSTSFVQEDTRHWVWLMFGAGVLVLLLACVNVANLQLVQTLNRRREMAVRSALGCGRARLMAGALAESLWLCAAALAAALPIAHYGNRWLLATFAESDKAPATFLRFGVDGSVLGFAVAVALASTALAGVVPAWRAGRTDLKDALHDGGKGSAGGFARVARGLVVAEIALTVVLLVGAGMFVRALDHLLSQPLAGAQHADQVLTAHVALPRPGYPDSAARIGFLERAGERLRVDAGVLAATATNTVPGAELGSHETVAAEGQPRPVDGWPEAQMGIVDPYFLDVFGVRLLEGRFFDARDAAGSLPVAVVDRKTAAALWPGRDALGQHLVLYPDREYTSTLTVVGVTEPLQLDSALERARPGLLVPLAQSAHMGPLQAVGLAVRVRGAAGTYAPRLAAVVHGVDAQAAAYALHSQARGAATDRVYLVVLTEVFSALGLVALLLAAAGLYGVLAFSVAQRTREIGIRRAIGAGHGAVVREVGRQVSWQLGLGLAIGLALAWPWSNLLADPGLHTRAHDAAVLLPVMVLVAGIALLSSLLPVVRALRVDPAVALRYE; encoded by the coding sequence ATGCTGCTGCGAGAACTGCAGGCCGCCTGGCGCAGGCTGGCGCACCGACCCGGGTATGCCGCGCTTTCCATCGCCGTGCTCGGCGTGGGGCTGGGCGTGGTGGTGTTCCTGTTCAGCCTGATCAACACGCTGATCCTGACGCCCCTGCCGCTGCCGTATGGCGACCGTTTGATGGCGGTGGGCGAACTCAACCGCGGCAACGGAAGTGTCGGCGATACCGGCATCGGCATCGGCGACCTCGACACCGATCAATATCTGCGCCTTGCGGCATCGTTGCGCGGCGTGGATGCCACCGGCGGCTACCTCGGCGTCGGGGTGTCGCTCGATACCGGCGGCGGAGCCACGCGTATGGATGGCGTGCGGCTGACCGCCTCGATGATGGACCTGCTGGGCGCCAGGCCGCTGCTCGGCCGTGGCCTGCTGGCCACAGACGACCAGCCGGGCACGCCGCCGGTGGTGCTGCTGGGCGAGGACCTGTGGCGGCACGCCTTTGCCGCAGATCCGCATGTCGTCGGCCGCGCGGTGCGCGTCAATGGCGACTGGGCCACCGTGGTCGGCGTGATGCCGGCCAGTTTCGCCTTCCTCGGCGGCGATCCCCAATTGTGGATGCCGCTGCGCCTGGATCCCGCGCACGGCACGGACCTGTACATGGTCGCGCGATTGAAGACCGGTACCACGCTCGCGGCGGCGCGGCAGGAACTCTCCGCGCTGGACGCGCGCCTGCGTCGCGAGCTGCCCAAGTGGCGCGAGCAGCAGCAACTGGTGATCAAGCCGTTTTCAACCAGCTTCGTGCAGGAGGACACCCGCCACTGGGTTTGGCTGATGTTCGGCGCCGGCGTGCTGGTGCTGTTGCTGGCCTGCGTGAACGTGGCCAACCTGCAACTGGTGCAGACGCTCAACCGCCGCCGCGAGATGGCCGTGCGCAGCGCACTGGGTTGCGGCCGCGCGCGGCTGATGGCAGGCGCGCTGGCCGAAAGCCTGTGGCTGTGCGCCGCGGCGCTGGCGGCCGCGCTGCCGATCGCTCACTACGGCAACCGCTGGCTGCTGGCGACCTTCGCCGAAAGCGACAAGGCACCTGCTACGTTCCTGCGTTTCGGCGTCGACGGCAGCGTGCTGGGCTTCGCCGTCGCCGTGGCGCTGGCAAGCACCGCGCTGGCCGGCGTCGTTCCCGCCTGGCGCGCCGGGCGCACTGACCTGAAGGACGCGCTGCACGATGGCGGCAAGGGTTCCGCCGGCGGCTTCGCGCGGGTGGCCCGTGGGCTGGTGGTGGCGGAGATCGCCTTGACCGTGGTGCTGCTGGTCGGCGCCGGCATGTTCGTGCGCGCGCTCGACCATCTGCTTTCCCAGCCGCTCGCCGGCGCGCAGCACGCCGACCAGGTGCTGACCGCGCACGTCGCGCTGCCGCGTCCGGGCTATCCCGACAGCGCCGCGCGCATCGGCTTCCTCGAACGCGCCGGCGAGCGCCTGCGGGTCGACGCGGGCGTGCTGGCGGCGACCGCCACCAACACCGTGCCGGGCGCCGAGCTGGGCAGCCACGAAACCGTCGCCGCCGAAGGCCAGCCGCGTCCGGTCGACGGGTGGCCGGAAGCGCAGATGGGTATCGTCGACCCGTACTTCCTCGACGTGTTCGGCGTGCGCCTGCTCGAAGGCCGCTTCTTCGACGCGCGCGACGCGGCCGGCAGCCTGCCGGTGGCGGTAGTGGACCGCAAGACCGCCGCGGCCCTGTGGCCAGGACGCGACGCGCTGGGCCAACACCTGGTGCTTTATCCCGATCGCGAATACACCAGCACGCTCACCGTGGTGGGCGTGACCGAGCCGCTGCAACTGGACAGCGCGCTCGAGCGGGCGCGGCCCGGCCTGCTGGTGCCGCTGGCGCAGTCCGCACACATGGGTCCGCTGCAGGCGGTGGGCCTGGCGGTGCGCGTGCGCGGCGCCGCGGGGACCTACGCACCGCGGCTGGCCGCCGTGGTGCACGGCGTGGATGCGCAGGCCGCCGCCTATGCATTGCACAGCCAGGCGCGCGGCGCCGCGACGGACCGCGTCTACCTGGTCGTACTGACCGAGGTGTTCAGCGCGCTGGGCCTGGTGGCACTGCTGCTCGCTGCGGCAGGCCTGTACGGCGTGCTCGCCTTCTCGGTGGCGCAGCGCACGCGCGAAATCGGCATCCGTCGCGCGATCGGCGCCGGCCATGGCGCCGTGGTGCGCGAGGTGGGGCGGCAGGTGTCGTGGCAGCTCGGCCTGGGCCTGGCGATCGGGCTGGCGCTGGCGTGGCCGTGGTCGAACCTGCTGGCCGATCCGGGCCTGCATACGCGGGCGCACGATGCGGCCGTGCTGCTGCCGGTGATGGTGCTGGTGGCCGGCATCGCGCTGCTGTCGTCGCTGCTGCCGGTGGTGCGCGCGTTGCGCGTCGATCCGGCGGTGGCGTTGAGGTACGAGTGA
- a CDS encoding sigma-54-dependent transcriptional regulator → MTKPDPTVLLADDQADVREALRLLLKSDGLASVAADGPFAALDALRRREFACALIDLNYTRDTTSGEEGLDLLARLREQAPELPVVVMTAWGNVPLAVEAMRRGAADFIEKPWDNARLLRVLRAQIALSEGSRRQRRLEAENALLRGSADVIAESASMRRVLELVARIAPSDANVLVLGENGTGKGVIAQLLHERSGRAARSLVKVNMGGIAESVFESEMFGHVRGAYTDAKGERIGRFELADGGTLFMDEVGNVPAAQQPKLLRVLEDGEFERLGSSRTQKVDVRLVSATNADLDADVAAGRFRKDLLYRLNTLEVRLPPLRERVEDILPLARAFLARSAQRYGRHGLALGPSAERALLAWRWPGNVRELQHLMERAALLADRDQVDAAALNFGAPAQPSLDLDGMTLEQAEAWLVARAVERHEGNLQRAADALGITRQSLYRRLEKHDLRAAGTDAGD, encoded by the coding sequence ATGACCAAGCCCGACCCCACCGTGTTGCTGGCCGACGACCAGGCCGACGTGCGCGAAGCGCTGCGCCTGCTGCTGAAATCCGACGGCCTGGCCAGCGTGGCCGCCGACGGTCCGTTCGCGGCGCTGGACGCCTTGCGCCGACGGGAGTTCGCCTGCGCGCTGATCGACCTCAACTACACCCGCGACACCACCTCGGGCGAGGAGGGACTCGACCTGCTGGCGCGCTTGCGCGAACAGGCGCCGGAGCTGCCGGTCGTGGTGATGACCGCCTGGGGCAACGTGCCGCTGGCCGTGGAGGCGATGCGCCGGGGCGCCGCCGATTTCATCGAGAAGCCGTGGGACAACGCGCGCCTGCTGCGCGTGCTGCGTGCGCAGATCGCTCTGTCCGAGGGCTCGCGCCGGCAGCGCCGCCTGGAGGCCGAGAACGCACTGCTGCGCGGCTCGGCCGACGTGATCGCCGAATCGGCGTCGATGCGCCGCGTGCTGGAGCTGGTCGCGCGCATCGCGCCCAGCGACGCCAACGTGCTGGTGCTCGGCGAGAACGGCACCGGCAAGGGCGTGATCGCGCAACTGCTGCACGAACGCTCGGGACGGGCCGCGCGCTCGCTGGTCAAGGTCAACATGGGCGGCATCGCCGAGAGCGTGTTCGAGTCGGAGATGTTCGGCCACGTGCGCGGCGCGTACACCGACGCCAAGGGCGAGCGCATCGGCCGCTTCGAACTGGCCGACGGCGGCACGCTGTTCATGGACGAGGTCGGCAACGTGCCGGCCGCGCAGCAGCCCAAGCTGCTGCGCGTGCTGGAGGACGGGGAGTTCGAACGGCTCGGTTCCTCGCGCACGCAGAAGGTCGACGTGCGGCTGGTGTCGGCGACCAATGCCGACCTCGACGCCGACGTCGCCGCCGGCCGCTTCCGCAAGGATCTGCTCTACCGCCTCAACACGCTGGAGGTCCGCCTGCCGCCGCTGCGCGAGCGCGTGGAAGACATCCTGCCGCTGGCCCGCGCATTCCTGGCCCGCAGCGCGCAACGCTACGGTCGCCACGGCCTGGCGCTGGGGCCCTCGGCCGAGCGCGCACTGCTCGCCTGGCGCTGGCCCGGCAACGTGCGCGAACTGCAGCACCTGATGGAGCGCGCCGCGCTCCTGGCCGACCGCGACCAGGTGGACGCGGCGGCGCTCAATTTCGGTGCACCGGCCCAACCGTCGCTGGATCTCGACGGCATGACCCTGGAGCAGGCCGAGGCCTGGCTGGTCGCGCGAGCGGTCGAGCGCCACGAAGGCAACCTGCAGCGCGCGGCCGATGCGCTGGGCATCACACGCCAGTCGCTGTACCGCCGGCTGGAGAAACACGACCTGCGCGCGGCCGGTACCGATGCCGGGGACTGA
- a CDS encoding sensor histidine kinase produces MPRFERRVLAGSLLVAAPALLAALLLVLRPPAEAALRWVLLAVAAILTIALTRWQYRRVVFPLYTLSGLLEALREGDYSLRGVQGGVLGDVVYDINALAERLQKERLEFEESAHLLGKTLTALDSAVFVFDEALTLRLMNPAGQRLLDAGRHRLFGLGAAELGLAGLLDGPPDQVALHAFPGRSGRFQVRHAALRSGGRGGRLLVINDVGRVLREEERAAWQRLLRVLGHEVNNSLAPIQSMAGTLATLAAREPLPEDWREDFRKGLEVIGNRAGALARFLTGYGKLARLPSPQRTPLDLRDVVAKVARLPLAHACEVTLEEGGPLMVDGDADQLEQALINLVRNAVEAAEGHVRVRWRRQGERASIEVLDDGPGPPPSENLFVPFFTTKPGGSGIGLALARQIAEAHDGGVALSARDDGKPGALACLWLPARPAGTSS; encoded by the coding sequence ATGCCGCGCTTCGAGCGGCGCGTGCTCGCCGGCAGCCTGCTGGTGGCCGCACCGGCGTTACTGGCCGCGCTGCTGCTCGTTCTGCGGCCGCCGGCGGAAGCCGCCCTGCGCTGGGTGCTGCTCGCCGTAGCCGCCATCCTGACCATCGCGCTGACGCGGTGGCAGTACCGCCGCGTGGTGTTCCCGCTGTACACCCTGTCCGGCCTGCTCGAAGCGCTGCGCGAGGGTGACTACAGCCTGCGCGGCGTACAGGGCGGCGTACTGGGCGACGTGGTCTACGACATCAATGCGCTGGCCGAGCGGCTGCAGAAGGAACGCCTCGAGTTCGAGGAGTCGGCGCACCTGCTGGGCAAAACCCTGACCGCGCTGGACAGTGCCGTATTCGTGTTCGACGAGGCGCTCACCTTGCGCCTGATGAACCCGGCGGGGCAGCGCCTGCTCGATGCCGGTCGCCACCGGTTGTTCGGCCTGGGCGCCGCCGAGCTCGGCCTTGCAGGCCTGCTGGATGGGCCGCCGGACCAGGTCGCCCTGCACGCGTTTCCGGGCCGCAGCGGCCGCTTCCAGGTGCGCCATGCGGCGTTGCGCAGTGGCGGACGCGGCGGGCGGCTGCTGGTGATCAACGACGTCGGCCGCGTGCTGCGCGAGGAGGAACGTGCCGCCTGGCAGCGCCTGCTGCGCGTGCTCGGGCACGAGGTCAACAACTCGCTGGCGCCGATCCAGTCGATGGCCGGCACGCTTGCCACGCTCGCGGCGCGCGAACCGTTGCCGGAGGATTGGCGGGAGGATTTCCGCAAGGGGCTGGAAGTCATCGGGAACCGCGCCGGGGCGCTGGCGCGCTTCCTCACCGGCTACGGGAAGCTGGCGCGCCTGCCCTCGCCGCAACGCACCCCGCTGGACCTGCGCGACGTGGTCGCGAAGGTTGCGCGGCTGCCATTGGCGCACGCATGCGAGGTCACGCTGGAAGAGGGCGGCCCGCTGATGGTCGACGGCGATGCCGATCAGCTGGAGCAGGCCTTGATCAACCTGGTGCGCAACGCGGTCGAGGCTGCGGAAGGCCATGTGCGCGTGCGCTGGCGCCGGCAGGGCGAGCGGGCGTCGATCGAGGTCCTGGACGACGGCCCCGGGCCGCCGCCGAGCGAGAACCTGTTCGTGCCTTTCTTCACCACCAAGCCCGGCGGTTCCGGCATCGGCCTGGCGCTGGCGCGGCAGATCGCCGAGGCGCACGACGGCGGCGTGGCGCTGTCCGCGCGCGACGATGGGAAGCCGGGCGCGCTGGCGTGCCTGTGGTTGCCCGCCCGGCCCGCGGGTACATCCTCGTAG